TCTATAACCAAAGAATACAGAGACTGAACTTGCCATTTTTGTTAACTAGGCAATTGGTATGAATGGATAACATTTGGCTGTCTTGTTGGCTGAGTACTTCCCATGAAAGTCCCTAAACAAGACAGACTTATGATAGAACATACAGTCATCATTTGAAACTTGAGAATTTACCTCCATTGCTGAGGACAGTTTCCACTCAGGTTACTGAACATAAGGAGGTCCAGCTGGTGTTGGATAGAATCTAGCATTCAAACATATTATACTCTCTTTGCCATGATCATGAATTCTTCAGGCTATGAGAAACCTAGACATCATGCCACCACTAAATTGTcttcaggtaaatgcaaatcaaagaatCCTGAGATACcattttacacctgtcagaatgggtGAAATGAAGCAATCTCAAGTGGTGGCACAAGATGTCAAGGTcatgtagaaagagaaaactctcctccattgctggtgacagtgcaaacttttacaagcacttttgaaatcaatttgatgttttctcagaaaactaggaaaaTTTCTACCTTATGAACCACTCCTGgtaatatacacaaaagatgccccacttTACCACAGAGAGACTTATTCAACTATGTTCATCTCAGCCTCATTCATAATactcagaaactagaaacaagctagatttccctcaactgaagaaagaaaaacgaAAATATGGGATGCCTACACAAAAGAATACTAATCagctagcaaaaaaaaaaaaaaaaatcttgaaatagtcaagcaaatgaatggaattttcttatattatcctgagtgaggtaggcCAGAGCCAAAAAGACATGGATCTTAcgtactcatttataagtagacattagccatATATTTCAGCATAACCATGCTGCAATCCACTGACCCAAAGAAAATGGGTAATAAGGAGGTTTCAAATGAGGATGTACAAATATTACACGGAAGATGCAACTAAATAGTATTAGGAAGTCAATTAGGAGAGATAATGGTGTTGAATAGGGGGTAAGGGGGTACTGGGATGTTGAGATATTCTGGGGAGAGGGATCAGAGAGgcctgggagtgagaatggaaattgatGAGTGGCTActctgggactagctggaggcctgggaagagagaggaTAAATGGAATATACAATGATGACCCTAACTGAGATTCTAAGCAGAATGTACTTTAGAAACTCAATTGGCTACCTGTTGTAGTTAGGCACAACTtctaaaggaaggaaaaggacatCAATCCACTCAGGGAATACTTCAAACAAATATTTGTGATGCTTATTTGCAgcaataaagatggagcagagtgtGTGGGAATTGCTAACCAATGATTTTCCCAAGTTTTATGATGGTGCCAAAGTCTGCCACTATTAATagtactgttatgcttgcaaacagtaaagtagcataactgtctcctgagaggcttcttATAGCAGCAAATGGAAATTGATGGAGAAACTCACAAGTCATATCAGGATAAGTTTAGCAAGTATTCTAGGAAGTTAGAAATAAACATTGGTAAGCTACAAgtgtcaaggacactacaagagtCAAATAACTAGGAACTCATTGAGACTAGACTACCAACTGTGGAGCTTGCCACAGCTGGAACTAGGATCCCTAAACATAAATAGCAAATTTAAAGCTTGGTCTTTATCTGGGTCCTGTCACAAGTGGAGCAAAATCTATCTTCATCTTTGTGCCCTGTCATTGGATTTCTTTCCCCTACTTGGGCTGCCACTCTGGGCCTCAGCACTAGTCCTACTTTGAACAGATAACACATGGTGAAGCAGTATCCAAGAGGATGCTGCCCTACTCAGATGGGAAGGCAAGGGTGTATTGAGGGGATAAATTTTTAAGTATAGGACTCGCGAAACAGGAGTGATGGGGGCTGTGattagaatgtaaagtgaataaaaggtAAAGTACTGAAAAAGGAATAGCATTCATGTATttaacacaatttaaaagaacaaacatgtCATAATGCAGTAATCATTAGTattctaaaaaaatatttaggaaaaatagTGTGTTCCCAGACTCTAGAATAAGGAGACAAAATATAtttcgagagagagagagagagagagagagagagagagagagagagagagagagagaggattattTTGAATAACAGTATTTCTGAAGCTTTTTACTCTTTGACATAATATATCTTTTCCTTTCTGCAAAGGACTTTTGAGAACTATGTTAATTATGGGAGAAAAAATCAACCTGATTGTTTTGATAAATGATAACCTTACTTGTCATgttggaaatttcattttctggGCAGGGTTTACATATAAAACAGCAGATATCCTTTCCTTCCTGAGGGGATTTTCTGAGTCCTGGTGTCCAAGGCATACTACATATTGAGGGTAGAATCTGTGAAAAGAAGTAATATGCATTATAAAAATAAGGACACTCGGGTATGGTGGTACActcttttaattccagcacttgggaggcagagacaggcagatttttgaattctaggccagcctggtctacaaaataagttctaggacagccagggctatacagagaggccctgtctcaaataaataaataaataaataaataaataaataaataaataaataaaaggacaatATCCTAATGGATAAATAACCAGTGATTCACACAACGGAGATTCACTGAAAGACCTTGTttaacatacatatatcatattaaattttactgttttggtttttacagataaaatgtatgaatatatgaTGATTTATATATTAAGAAACATCAAAAAAGAGTATaggaataagaaagagagaatatcTATGGCAGTATAAAGTAAGTCAATAAACGAAGAAATACCAAGTATTTATTCCATGGCAAAGCAAAAGTAGAGGATAGCTTAGTTAATTGTGCTTCATGTTATGCATTAAAATTATGACTAAATTACCTGATCCATATCTGTAGCCCACTCCATCATTTCCTTGGACATATATAGCTGTTGGCCACTTGGGAGATAACCTGAAaatattcctatttttattttaagtccaaaatatttttggaaatttaGAATATAGAAAATGTCATACACTGTATCCTGTTTCAAATTCTGGTTCATGTTGACTAGGTCTCCAGCAGGATTTACAAATTGTAATGTCTTCAGAATAGAGAACATCTAAAACACATTTGACATTTTAGTTTCAGCTAGGCTTACACTTTAGAATAGAAAGTATTAGATTTAGAAAATTCCCaatttttattatcctttcaaATAATCTATCTTTGCCAGAAGTATTCAGTactaaagatgaaaataaatttaatgtagATGTAAAGTTAGTTCCACTTtatttactaatataattttctttctggatTTGGTGTTCTAAAACCTACACTCCTGATTTTTCTGTTTGGAGAGTAATAATACATTCTCTGTGTTTTAACTGCCAATAGTATTATTTGAACACAGGTAATGGAATGGAAATTATTAATAAGTGAAATTAATGGAATAGTACTTAATATTCTTTGGGATCTACTTAGTAAATTGATCAGCAACTTTTGATTAACATAAAAGAcaagtcattttcttatttttatttaagagttTCATGAGAAAAAATTAATACATGAGTCACATATGTGATTTAAATATCTGGACAAAAATTCATGACTTAGATTCTGAATGCTGACTTCCATACCAGTGTTGGCTGTGTCATAATTTATGACACTAACGTGATCTGCTACATATCCAATAATAGAGTACAAAACTATGTACATTTATGGGTCAAATTACTTATTGGCATTGCTTTAGACCATGTTGTTCTCTTAAAGAACTCAAACTACATAAATGCAATTTGGTGTAAGACTAACTACCTTCCAAGAGTCAAATTCCAGTTCCTTCCCAGCATTATTTGACCACGTGTCTACTTGTTGCAGAAGCATCTCATGGAGTGAATGGGCCACAGCATACATAGCATTGTATAAGTTATAGCAAGTATCACTCATGGCCATTCCAAATGGTGTCATGAATAACCATTTAAATACAGTTATGATTGGACAATTCTTCAGCTTCTTACAATTAGATGGTGGCAAAGAGCATCTAAAATACATCCACCACAGTTTGGCAAGGGAAAATTCGCTACTGTAGTTTGAAGGGTGTACTGTTTGGATAAATTGTTCAAAACCAGATATTTCAGGTTGCTGGTGTGAAAAAATGAAACTCCCCATGGAGGAGTATAGCAAAAACTCTCCTATAATTGTGATCATATCAAATTGTGACACACTGACCCAGATTCTCCTTATGCCTTCATATTTCCACATAATGAGGGTAAACTGTATGGGAGAGTCTTTGTCTCCATAAACTATTACAACTTTTGCTGATGACATTGCAATTTTGTTATAATTCATACTATAGTCTTTAAGGGCCATGAACTTCTGAGTTTGGATAATAATCGCAACTGATAAACAGACCATGTGTTTTTGCATTTCTCCTCTCAATTCAGAAAGGAATTGAATTCCATGGTCATCATTTGTAACAATTGCTCCTATCCAGTTCCATCTGAAATGAACCACTAGGGACACCATGGCTAGTGGTAGAGATGTGTGCTTGGGAGATATCTGGTAAAGATGAGGAAATTGTTCATTATCATTcagaagaagatgaaaatgaCCACAGTAAAGCTGAAAAATACAGAACATAGGCAACAATATGAACATGATAGAATGCAGAGGGATTCATGTAACATCAAAGTGTGCTTGAGCAAAGTGTAGTCATGTTAGAAAGTGTTAATTCTTCATCTAATTATTACAATTATATCCAACTTCTTGCGATTctctaaacaaataaaagtatactAAGTCTTCTGGTATAACATTTCAAATTACTGATGTCTCCCATTCCCATTTatgataaagttattttgtttggCACAAAACATATCTGTGTATTTATGCTTGATAAATCATAATAAACATAAGCCCTGTATTTGCCTTTTAAACTGCCTTCATACTCAGAAAGTTTCACTGAGGTGAGaaattatttccttaaaattattttatcttgacTTACCTCAGGAATTCTG
This window of the Mus caroli unplaced genomic scaffold, CAROLI_EIJ_v1.1 scaffold_20134_1, whole genome shotgun sequence genome carries:
- the LOC110287961 gene encoding vomeronasal type-2 receptor 116-like — protein: MKHMFSLISVFWFLKISIIFCHLSDPRCFWRIKDTKNDLGDKETYCFFSIYTKHCYVKNDYFSWNLDKQVTPKTNHLIFSVYLAMEEINKNGHILPNISLLVNIECGLELYGERTDLALKNKEFIPNYYSRNHRRYLIVLTTPKWGVSTSIGQLLYISRIPELYCGHFHLLLNDNEQFPHLYQISPKHTSLPLAMVSLVVHFRWNWIGAIVTNDDHGIQFLSELRGEMQKHMVCLSVAIIIQTQKFMALKDYSMNYNKIAMSSAKVVIVYGDKDSPIQFTLIMWKYEGIRRIWVSVSQFDMITIIGEFLLYSSMGSFIFSHQQPEISGFEQFIQTVHPSNYSSEFSLAKLWWMYFRCSLPPSNCKKLKNCPIITVFKWLFMTPFGMAMSDTCYNLYNAMYAVAHSLHEMLLQQVDTWSNNAGKELEFDSWKMFSILKTLQFVNPAGDLVNMNQNLKQDTVYDIFYILNFQKYFGLKIKIGIFSGYLPSGQQLYMSKEMMEWATDMDQILPSICSMPWTPGLRKSPQEGKDICCFICKPCPENEISNMT